The stretch of DNA TCGGAGGAATTGTAGCGTGTAATCGACCGGTGGATGCGGCTACTGCAGAACAATTAAGTCAGATATTCTTAGAAATTGTTGTGGCACCATCCTTTGAATCACAAGCGCTAGAAATTTTAACTCAAAAGAAAAATATCCGACTATTGGAGTTAGATGTTACGAGTGATAATAAACAATCCAATCGTTTAACAACAGTAGATGGTGGCGCATTAATCCAAGCTTATGATGCAAAAGAAGTAAGTGAAGCGGACCTTGAGGTAGTCACCAATAAACAACCTACGGAACAAGAAATCAATGATATGTTGTTTGCTTGGAAAGCAGTAAAACATGTGAAGTCAAATGCAATTGTCTTAGCTAAAGACTCACAAACAATTGGTGTTGGTGCGGGTCAGATGAATCGTATTGGAGCTGCAGAGATTGCTATTAAGCAAGCGGGAGATAAAAGTGAAGGAGCTGTTTTAGCTTCAGACGCATTCTTCCCGATGCCAGATACGGTGGAAGCTGCTGCTAAAGCTGGTATTAAGGCAATCATTCAGCCTGGAGGATCAAAGCGAGACCAAGATTCGGTTGATGTATGTAACCAATTTGGGATTGCTATGGTTTATACAAAGGTAAGACACTTTAAGCACTAATAGTAGGAGGGACGCTCTTGAACGTTTTAGTAGTCGGCCGAGGCGGCAGAGAACATACCATTGTAAAAAAACTGAAAGCAAATACAAAAATTGTAAATCTTTATGTAGCACCAGGAAATGGCGGAATCGCAAATGACGCTACATGTGTGGAAATTGATGAGATGGATATCGATAAATTATGTGCATTTGCAAAACAAAACGAAGTGGATTTTACCATCGTCGGCCCAGAAAATCCTCTAAACGCTGGCATTGCAAATAAATTTCATGAAGAAGGATTAGCGATTTTTGCTCCAACTAAAGAAGCAGCATTATTGGAAGGAAGTAAGAGCTTTGCAAAAGACTTTATGAAAAAGTATGCTATTCCAACTGCTGCATATGGCGTATTTATCGATGTGAACGAAGCGAAGAAAATGGTAGAACAACAAGGTGCTCCTATTGTTATAAAAGCAGATGGCTTAGCAGCTGGAAAAGGTGTAATTGTGGCTATGACAGAAGAAGAAGCCTACCAAGCAATTGATGATATGTTAATAGATAAAGCATTTTCTAATGCTGGTGCAACTATCGTGATTGAAGAATACCTCGAAGGTAAAGAATTTTCTTTAATGGCTTTTGTTCATGAAAATCATGTGTATCCTATGCAGGCTGCAAGAGATCATAAACGCGCCTTTGATAATGATCAAGGTCCAAATACAGGTGGTATGGGTGCTTTTTCTCCGGTTCCCGATCTAACAGAAGAAGCATATGACTTTTCTCTTCAGCATATTTTACAAAAAGCTGCAGATGGAATGGCGGAAGAAGGGCGCCCCTTCACAGGTATCTTATACGCCGGGTTAATGATGACAGAAGCAGGCCCAAAAGTCATTGAATTTAATACCCGTTTCGGGGATCCGGAAACACAAGTTGTCCTACCACTGCTTAACAATGATTTATTGCAAGTAATGCAGGATGTGCTGGAGAAGAAAGACCCACGATTAACCTGGTATGACGAAGCTTGTGTTGGTGTGGTGCTAGCATCGGCAGGCTATCCGAATGCCTATGAAAAAGGACATATAGTACCAGAATTTCAATTGCAAGATAAGGATTTTGTCATTCATGCAGGTACAAAAGTGAAAGATGAGAAATTAGTGTCTGATGGGGGACGCGTTCTTTTAGTAGGCAGTCGTGCGAACACAATGGAAGAAGCAACAGCAAATGTATATCGTCAACTGGATAATACAACGATTAATATAGATTCTTTCTTTTACCGAAAAGATATAGCAACAAAAAATGATCATAAAGCTAGAACTTAAGAAATTTATATAAAATGTGAGAGGGTGGGCTTTGCAAATTAAATGGAGGCCCACCCTTTCTATGTCTGAACCGCCAATAGTATTTGGAAAATTTTAGATCATAGAAGTGTTCTAAAACCCAAAACAGCTGGAGAAATCGGTAAAAGTGGTGAATAGAGTGGTTCTAAAACCCAAAACAGGCTGAAAAATCCGGAAAATTGGTGAATAGAGCGGTTCTAAAACCCAAAACAGGCTAAGAAATCTGGGGAATTGGTGAATAGAGCGGTTCTAAAACCCAAAACAAGCCGAGAAATCGGAAAAATTGGTGAATAGAGCAGTTCTCTAAACGAAAAAAGCCCGACATACTCAAAATAGTAGTAAATAACCCGGCTGTACACTTCAAAAAAACTTCGGGATCTCCTCTAAAAATCTACATATCTTCTATCATATTCTACAATAGATATATTATAATGTTATTATATACCTATTAAGTGAAAGTACCTGATTAATGGTAGGAACACAAACTCAAAAATATCACAATAATAATATTTGGTAAATTTTACTAAAATATACACATTCTTTACTTTATTAAAGCAATATATATGATAGAATAAAAGAAATTATAATTACTGGAGAGTTGCCGTATGGAAAACGGAAGGAACTGGAGAAATCGCGAATTGCGCCAACATGTAAAGGTGATAGATGGAACAGTATCACCAACTTTACTTTTAAAGAATGCAACGTATTTAAACGTTCATACAAAACAATGGTTAGAGGCAAATATTTGGATTTATAAAGATCGGATTATATACGTAGGAGAAAAATTACCAAATCAATCGCAAGAGACAGAGGTTTATGATTGTGAAGGTAGGTTTGTTGTACCAGGCTATATTGAGCCACATGCTCATCCATTCCAATTAGCAAATCCGGAGATAACAGCAATGCATGCAGCAAAAACAGGAACTACTACCCTCGTAAATGACAATTTGACATGGTATTTGCTAACTAATAAAAAGAAAGCGTTTTCTATCATTGATCAATTTAACAAATTACCTATTTCGATGTTTTGGTGGTCAAGGTATGATTCTCAGACAACCTTACAAGAAGAGAATCATTTTATTAATACAAACGATGTGCTTGATTGGATAAATCATCCGTCTGTAGTACAAGGTGGAGAATTAACAGATTGGCCGAGTTTGTTAGCTGGAGATGATCGACTATTATATTGGATTCAAGAGACAAAACGAAATGGAAAACCAATTGAAGGTCATCTACCAGGTGCATCATTACGAACATTAACAAAGATGAAGTTATTAGGAATTAGTGCTGATCATGAAGCAATGACTGGAAAAGATGTCATGAATCGTCTGCAGCTCGGATATATGGTTGGTCTACGTTATTCACCAATTCGACCTGATTTGCCTGCTATTTTAGAAGAATTATTAGAGTCTGGGCTAACTACATTTGATCAACTTACATTTACCATGGATGGTCCAACTCCTTACTTTATGAAAGACGGGGTAATTAATACCTGTATTCAAATTGCTATCGATAAAGGAATTCCATTAGAAGATGCTTATCGCATGGGATCTTTTCATGCTGCAAAACACCTGCGGATGGATGAGGAACTTGGAAGTATTGCACCAGGTAGAATCGCACATATTAACATTTTACAAGAAAAAGAAAATCCAAATCCGATAGGTGTGCTTGCAAAGGGCGAATGGATTGTGAAAGAGACAAAGGAAATCGATATTCCATCAATTATTGATTGGAGTAAGTATGAGATTAATGAAATGAATATTGATTGGAATCTAACGGAAGATGATCTACAATTTTCTGTTCCAGTTGGAATGGATGTAGTCAATGATGTCATTATTAAGCCTTATACAATTGATTCAGATGTTAGTTTTGAAGAATTAAATGAAGAAAAGGGCGAACAATTTATCCTGCTAATAGATAGAAAAGGAAAATGGAGAGTAAATACGATTATTCGAGGGTTTGCGCCGAAACTTGGGGCGCTCATAAGTAGTTACTCTGCATCGGGAGATATTATTATAATCGGAAATAGCAAAAAGGATATTTTTATTGCTTGGAATCGACTTAAAGAGATAAAAGGTGGCATTATTTTAGTTAATAATGGTGAAATATTGACGGAGATTCCATTAACACTTGGAGGATCTCTGCCAAATGAGCCAATGGAACAAATGATAAAGTACGATAAACAATTAAAGGACACATTACAAAAATATGGATTTGCCTTTTACGATCCAGTTTATAGTCTATTATTCTTGTCCGCTTTTCATCTACCTTTCTTTAGGATCACACAGAAGGGTCTATTGGATGTAAAAAATCGTGATATACTCTTTCCAGCAACGATGAGGTAGCCTATAATAAAAGATAACTTAAGTACAAAAAGGTGTTGTCTATGAAAAGAGTAGGGTTCATTATATTGCTTATTATATCTTTATTAATTGCTTGCGAAGAAGAGAATCATGATGCATCAACAAACACACAAAAACAACCAGGAGTAGATAAAAAAGAACAAGTGACAGATAGCCGTTCTCAAGAAATAT from Oceanobacillus iheyensis HTE831 encodes:
- a CDS encoding adenine deaminase; the protein is MENGRNWRNRELRQHVKVIDGTVSPTLLLKNATYLNVHTKQWLEANIWIYKDRIIYVGEKLPNQSQETEVYDCEGRFVVPGYIEPHAHPFQLANPEITAMHAAKTGTTTLVNDNLTWYLLTNKKKAFSIIDQFNKLPISMFWWSRYDSQTTLQEENHFINTNDVLDWINHPSVVQGGELTDWPSLLAGDDRLLYWIQETKRNGKPIEGHLPGASLRTLTKMKLLGISADHEAMTGKDVMNRLQLGYMVGLRYSPIRPDLPAILEELLESGLTTFDQLTFTMDGPTPYFMKDGVINTCIQIAIDKGIPLEDAYRMGSFHAAKHLRMDEELGSIAPGRIAHINILQEKENPNPIGVLAKGEWIVKETKEIDIPSIIDWSKYEINEMNIDWNLTEDDLQFSVPVGMDVVNDVIIKPYTIDSDVSFEELNEEKGEQFILLIDRKGKWRVNTIIRGFAPKLGALISSYSASGDIIIIGNSKKDIFIAWNRLKEIKGGIILVNNGEILTEIPLTLGGSLPNEPMEQMIKYDKQLKDTLQKYGFAFYDPVYSLLFLSAFHLPFFRITQKGLLDVKNRDILFPATMR
- the purD gene encoding phosphoribosylamine--glycine ligase, producing MNVLVVGRGGREHTIVKKLKANTKIVNLYVAPGNGGIANDATCVEIDEMDIDKLCAFAKQNEVDFTIVGPENPLNAGIANKFHEEGLAIFAPTKEAALLEGSKSFAKDFMKKYAIPTAAYGVFIDVNEAKKMVEQQGAPIVIKADGLAAGKGVIVAMTEEEAYQAIDDMLIDKAFSNAGATIVIEEYLEGKEFSLMAFVHENHVYPMQAARDHKRAFDNDQGPNTGGMGAFSPVPDLTEEAYDFSLQHILQKAADGMAEEGRPFTGILYAGLMMTEAGPKVIEFNTRFGDPETQVVLPLLNNDLLQVMQDVLEKKDPRLTWYDEACVGVVLASAGYPNAYEKGHIVPEFQLQDKDFVIHAGTKVKDEKLVSDGGRVLLVGSRANTMEEATANVYRQLDNTTINIDSFFYRKDIATKNDHKART